A single Lactuca sativa cultivar Salinas chromosome 8, Lsat_Salinas_v11, whole genome shotgun sequence DNA region contains:
- the LOC111905856 gene encoding receptor-like protein EIX2 isoform X2, whose amino-acid sequence MKSLTRVAVSCSSTCLWLLFASSLCTLCFCNQNSDEVKCIATERSVLIQLKNNLVDRANRLSSWSGDDCCSWSGVVCDNFTHHVHEIHLRGLPDQHGYCLGSLFDINDTNQILGGIISPSLIKLEQLRYLDLSCNDFGFTPIPSFVGSFQNLRYLNISMSQFSGEIPHQLGNLSELLVLDLKDGYLRSENLKWIENLKQLQYLDMSGINLTGASDHWLHAINTLPSLQELHLASCGLTQFPSEPTRVSFTSLMVLDLSNNFFEGLLPGWVFSLRKLTMLDLTRCFIRGVNLGSQGGFDNMLSLRTLLVSTNTFVNTSSLLNGLSSLRNLRFLDVSGCHISDPILGKLQNMSHIVHLDLSYNYIVEEIPKSFSSLCNMTTLDLQSNHISGDVSELLERFCECESPKLELIALSRNYLTGRLPEKLGRLKNLASIDIGYNMLTGILPRSLGNLSTLENLDLRYNRLNGSLPESIGKLGKLSNLILDHNSLTGIVTQNHFANLTALKSLLVGGNKLAFDLVNNWIPPFQLYELLIGSCNLGPLFPSWIQSQTNLIGLDLANTNISDTIPNWIWSIFPSIYFNISHNNITGLLGDVTTFLGPGPVLDLSSNNFHGELPRNFSKLDLYYLDLSSNNLSGSLDQFLCSGIQESRQLSVLNLANNNISGGLSDFWMNWESLVILSLENNKLSGRIPSSLGKVSSLESLDIRNNKLSGEIPLSLLNCKSLLIIKLAGNELTGRIPASIGRNDSSLKILSLRSNKLEGEIPDELCGLSSIQILDLADNNLSGSLPKCFTNFSVFSGKTKPTAYDDYDRFKNQQPGSISLVIKGRFYSYSTIVYQVTALDLSNNNLSGSIPNELVSLPGLRYLNLSHNKLTGRIPNTFGEMAELETLDLCVNYLNGEIPLSLAGLSGLNLLNVSYNNLTGRIPTGSQLQTFNETSFTGNALCGAPLASCQPVTSGTTDNDDESDHTTDWILVICMIVGLAVGFWSTIGTLIVSKQWRDAYYHFLDEMRIKFANFILHVLANISSMFTMMIENTTQGVAEVTKQIQAVNEVYKLHNLPEFYKTTYRILGLIYQ is encoded by the exons ATGAAGTCGCTCACACGTGTCGCTGTTTCTTGTTCTTCAACTTGCCTTTGGCTTCTCTTTGCTTCATCACTTTGCACCTTGTGTTTCTGTAATCAGAACTCAGATGAAGTAAAATGTATAGCCACCGAACGATCGGTGCTTATCCAGTTGAAGAACAACCTCGTGGACCGTGCCAACCGCCTCTCTTCTTGGTCCGGTGACGACTGTTGCAGTTGGTCCGGTGTGGTCTGCGATAACTTCACCCATCACGTCCACGAGATTCACCTTCGTGGACTACCTGATCAGCACGGCTATTGTCTTGGATCATTATTTGACATTAATGATACCAACCAAATTTTAGGAGGAATCATAAGTCCTTCTTTGATAAAGTTAGAACAACTCCGGTACCTAGACTTGAGTTGCAACGATTTTGGATTCACCCCGATTCCATCATTCGTTGGCTCTTTTCAGAATCTGAGATATCTTAACATCTCAATGTCCCAATTCTCGGGGGAAATTCCTCATCAACTCGGGAATCTATCGGAGTTGCTTGTTTTGGATCTTAAAGACGGTTATCTTCGTTCGGAGAATTTAAAATGGATAGAGAATCTGAAGCAGTTGCAGTACCTGGATATGAGTGGCATCAACCTCACCGGAGCTTCAGATCACTGGCTTCATGCGATCAACACTCTACCTTCTTTGCAAGAACTGCACCTTGCTTCATGTGGCTTAACTCAATTTCCTAGTGAGCCGACTAGAGTTAGTTTTACTTCTCTTATGGTCTTGGATCTTTCGAATAACTTCTTCGAAGGTTTGTTGCCTGGGTGGGTTTTCAGTCTTCGTAAATTAACTATGTTAGATCTTACTCGTTGTTTTATCCGTGGTGTAAATCTTGGAAGTCAAGGTGGTTTTGACAACATGCTTTCTTTAAGGACTCTTCTTGTTTCCACCAACACTTTTGTAAATACTTCTTCCTTACTGAACGGGCTGTCTAGCTTAAGGAACCTCCGTTTTCTTGATGTTAGTGGCTGCCATATTTCTGATCCAATTCTTGGCAAACTTCAGAACATGTCTCATATTGTTCATCTTGACCTATCATACAACTATATAGTTGAGGAGATACCTAAATCTTTTAGTAGTCTTTGCAACATGACTACCCTTGATCTTCAGTCTAACCATATTTCCGGAGACGTGTCTGAGCTTCTTGAAAGATTTTGTGAATGTGAGTCGCCTAAACTGGAATTGATAGCCTTAAGTCGCAATTATCTCACTGGTCGACTCCCAGAAAAACTAGGAAGATTGAAGAATCTGGCCAGCATTGATATTGGATACAATATGTTAACAGGGATTCTTCCACGTTCGCTAGGTAATCTATCGACGTTGGAAAATTTGGATCTTCGGTACAACAGATTGAATGGAAGTCTTCCTGAAAGTATTGGAAAACTTGGGAAACTAAGTAATCTAATACTTGATCACAATTCATTAACAGGTATTGTGACCCAAAACCATTTCGCCAATCTAACAGCCTTGAAGTCTTTGTTGGTTGGAGGCAATAAGTTAGCGTTTGACCTAGTCAATAACTGGATTCCACCTTTCCAACTCTATGAGTTGCTAATAGGTTCTTGCAATTTAGGCCCACTTTTTCCTTCATGGATTCAATCGCAAACAAACTTGATAGGGTTGGATTTAGCAAACACAAACATATCAGACACCATCCCGAATTGGATCTGGAGTATTTTCCCTTCTATATACTTCAACATATCCCATAATAACATTACGGGATTGTTGGGAGATGTCACTACTTTTCTTGGCCCAGGACCAGTATTAGATCTAAGTTCTAACAATTTCCATGGTGAGCTACCTCGTAATTTCAGTAAACTTGATTTGTATTACTTAGATCTTTCATCCAATAATCTTTCTGGGTCTCTAGATCAGTTCTTGTGTTCTGGAATTCAAGAATCGCGACAGCTAAGTGTTCTTAATCTTGCTAACAACAACATATCAGGAGGTCTCTCTGATTTTTGGATGAATTGGGAATCTTTAGTAATCTTGAGCCTAGAGAACAACAAATTATCAGGTAGAATCCCGTCATCTTTGGGAAAGGTATCTTCGTTGGAGTCACTTGACATAAGAAATAACAAATTGTCGGGTGAAATACCGCTGTCACTTCTGAATTGCAAAAGCTTGTTGATTATTAAGCTAGCAGGAAATGAACTCACGGGGAGAATACCAGCATCAATAGGAAGAAATGATTCAAGTTTGAAAATTCTGAGTCTTCGTTCCAACAAGTTAGAGGGTGAAATCCCGGATGAATTATGTGGTCTCAGTTCAATACAAATCTTGGATCTTGCTGACAACAATCTTTCTGGGTCCCTACCGAAATGCTTTACAAATTTCAGTGTCTTTTCTGGAAAAACGAAACCCACCGCGTATGATGACTATGATCGATTCAAGAATCAACAACCAGGCAGCATATCATTGGTGATAAAGGGACGATTTTATTCATATAGCACCATTGTTTATCAAGTGACAGCATTAGACCTTTCCAATAACAACTTGTCTGGGTCGATTCCAAATGAACTCGTGTCACTTCCAGGCTTACGCTACCTGAATCTGTCACATAACAAATTAACAGGAAGAATTCCCAACACTTTCGGTGAAATGGCAGAGCTTGAAACTTTAGATTTGTGTGTGAACTATCTTAATGGGGAGATTCCTTTAAGCTTGGCTGGGTTAAGTGGTCTGAATTTGTTGAATGTATCATACAACAATCTTACAGGAAGAATCCCGACAGGCAGTCAGCTTCAAACCTTCAATGAAACAAGTTTCACTGGAAATGCACTTTGTGGGGCTCCTCTTGCATCGTGTCAGCCTGTTACCAGTGGAACTACCGACAATGATGATGAATCTGATCATACCACTGATTGGATCCTAGTGATATGTATGATCGTTGGATTGGCTGTTGGTTTTTGGAGCACGATTGGGACGTTGATTGTCAGCAAGCAATGGAGAGATGCATATTATCATTTCCTAGACGAAATGAGGATCAAGTTTGCAAATTTCATTCTTCACGTACTTGCCAATATAAGTTCCATGTTTACGATGATGA TTGAAAATACAACGCAAGGTGTAGCTGAGGTAACGAAACAGATTCAAGCTGTTAATGAGGTTTACAAGCTGCACAATCTTCCTGAATTTTACAAG ACTACGTACAGGATCCTCGGCCTCATATATCAATAG
- the LOC111905855 gene encoding uncharacterized protein LOC111905855 isoform X1 gives MEALISSYGDTSSDSESDSQPPLAASVDNHSPPPSSLPSPPIDLLNPPNSSGTFDYLQRNSASRIRSFPHIEGNYALHVYIPVFIPSERKRELALFLKKATSLIPDLHVVDLDVPLSMLLKDEEKLIQVALGREFHISLGRTVPIRVHQIDSMVAMLRQKLQFQKRYLIDFNKWEVFVNDDQTRTFLSVENTTRGVAEVTKQIQTVNEVYKLHNLPEFYKDPRPHISIAWGVGDISESVKRVVEGEMRKNVGGRCMFTCKFSSIVCKIGSKTYNICG, from the exons ATGGAGGCACTAATCTCGTCGTACGGCGACACTTCTTCCGACTCAGAATCAGATTCTCAACCGCCGCTTGCCGCTTCCGTTGACAACCACTCACCACCGCCATCCAGTCTTCCTTCACCGCCTATCGACCTTCTTAACCCTCCCAATTCATCCG GAACGTTCGATTACTTGCAGCGTAATTCGGCCAGTAGAATTCGGAGCTTCCCTCACATCGAAGGCAATTACGCATTACATGTTTACATCCCAG TATTTATACCATCTGAAAGAAAGAGAGAGCTGGCCCTGTTTTTGAAGAAAGCCACTTCACTTATACCAGATCTTCATGTTGTGGATCTTGATGTTCCATTGTCCATGCTGCTAAAAGATGAAGAGAAGCTAATACAAGTTGCCTTAGGGAGGGAATTTCACATAAGTCTTGGAAGAACTGTTCCCATTCGTGTTCATCAAATAGACTCAATGGTCGCAATGCTTCGCCAAAAACTTCAGTTTCAGAAACG GTATCTGATTGATTTCAACAAGTGGGAGGTTTTTGTGAATGATGATCAGACACGTACATTTCTTTCGGTTGAAAATACAACGCGAGGTGTAGCTGAGGTAACGAAACAGATCCAAACCGTTAATGAGGTTTACAAGCTGCACAATCTTCCTGAATTTTACAAG GATCCTCGGCCTCATATATCAATAGCATGGGGAGTGGGGGATATTAGTGAATCTGTTAAGAGAGTGGTGGAAGGAGAAATGAGAAAAAATGTTGGAGGAAGATGTATGTTTACCTGCAAATTTAGTAGCATTGTGTGTAAAATTGGCAGTAAAACCTATAATATATGTGGATGA
- the LOC111905856 gene encoding receptor-like protein EIX2 isoform X1 yields MKSLTRVAVSCSSTCLWLLFASSLCTLCFCNQNSDEVKCIATERSVLIQLKNNLVDRANRLSSWSGDDCCSWSGVVCDNFTHHVHEIHLRGLPDQHGYCLGSLFDINDTNQILGGIISPSLIKLEQLRYLDLSCNDFGFTPIPSFVGSFQNLRYLNISMSQFSGEIPHQLGNLSELLVLDLKDGYLRSENLKWIENLKQLQYLDMSGINLTGASDHWLHAINTLPSLQELHLASCGLTQFPSEPTRVSFTSLMVLDLSNNFFEGLLPGWVFSLRKLTMLDLTRCFIRGVNLGSQGGFDNMLSLRTLLVSTNTFVNTSSLLNGLSSLRNLRFLDVSGCHISDPILGKLQNMSHIVHLDLSYNYIVEEIPKSFSSLCNMTTLDLQSNHISGDVSELLERFCECESPKLELIALSRNYLTGRLPEKLGRLKNLASIDIGYNMLTGILPRSLGNLSTLENLDLRYNRLNGSLPESIGKLGKLSNLILDHNSLTGIVTQNHFANLTALKSLLVGGNKLAFDLVNNWIPPFQLYELLIGSCNLGPLFPSWIQSQTNLIGLDLANTNISDTIPNWIWSIFPSIYFNISHNNITGLLGDVTTFLGPGPVLDLSSNNFHGELPRNFSKLDLYYLDLSSNNLSGSLDQFLCSGIQESRQLSVLNLANNNISGGLSDFWMNWESLVILSLENNKLSGRIPSSLGKVSSLESLDIRNNKLSGEIPLSLLNCKSLLIIKLAGNELTGRIPASIGRNDSSLKILSLRSNKLEGEIPDELCGLSSIQILDLADNNLSGSLPKCFTNFSVFSGKTKPTAYDDYDRFKNQQPGSISLVIKGRFYSYSTIVYQVTALDLSNNNLSGSIPNELVSLPGLRYLNLSHNKLTGRIPNTFGEMAELETLDLCVNYLNGEIPLSLAGLSGLNLLNVSYNNLTGRIPTGSQLQTFNETSFTGNALCGAPLASCQPVTSGTTDNDDESDHTTDWILVICMIVGLAVGFWSTIGTLIVSKQWRDAYYHFLDEMRIKFANFILHVLANISSMFTMMIENTTQGVAEVTKQIQAVNEVYKLHNLPEFYKDPRPHISIAWGVGDISESVKRVVEGEMRKKVGGRCMFTCKFSSIVCKIGSKTYNICG; encoded by the exons ATGAAGTCGCTCACACGTGTCGCTGTTTCTTGTTCTTCAACTTGCCTTTGGCTTCTCTTTGCTTCATCACTTTGCACCTTGTGTTTCTGTAATCAGAACTCAGATGAAGTAAAATGTATAGCCACCGAACGATCGGTGCTTATCCAGTTGAAGAACAACCTCGTGGACCGTGCCAACCGCCTCTCTTCTTGGTCCGGTGACGACTGTTGCAGTTGGTCCGGTGTGGTCTGCGATAACTTCACCCATCACGTCCACGAGATTCACCTTCGTGGACTACCTGATCAGCACGGCTATTGTCTTGGATCATTATTTGACATTAATGATACCAACCAAATTTTAGGAGGAATCATAAGTCCTTCTTTGATAAAGTTAGAACAACTCCGGTACCTAGACTTGAGTTGCAACGATTTTGGATTCACCCCGATTCCATCATTCGTTGGCTCTTTTCAGAATCTGAGATATCTTAACATCTCAATGTCCCAATTCTCGGGGGAAATTCCTCATCAACTCGGGAATCTATCGGAGTTGCTTGTTTTGGATCTTAAAGACGGTTATCTTCGTTCGGAGAATTTAAAATGGATAGAGAATCTGAAGCAGTTGCAGTACCTGGATATGAGTGGCATCAACCTCACCGGAGCTTCAGATCACTGGCTTCATGCGATCAACACTCTACCTTCTTTGCAAGAACTGCACCTTGCTTCATGTGGCTTAACTCAATTTCCTAGTGAGCCGACTAGAGTTAGTTTTACTTCTCTTATGGTCTTGGATCTTTCGAATAACTTCTTCGAAGGTTTGTTGCCTGGGTGGGTTTTCAGTCTTCGTAAATTAACTATGTTAGATCTTACTCGTTGTTTTATCCGTGGTGTAAATCTTGGAAGTCAAGGTGGTTTTGACAACATGCTTTCTTTAAGGACTCTTCTTGTTTCCACCAACACTTTTGTAAATACTTCTTCCTTACTGAACGGGCTGTCTAGCTTAAGGAACCTCCGTTTTCTTGATGTTAGTGGCTGCCATATTTCTGATCCAATTCTTGGCAAACTTCAGAACATGTCTCATATTGTTCATCTTGACCTATCATACAACTATATAGTTGAGGAGATACCTAAATCTTTTAGTAGTCTTTGCAACATGACTACCCTTGATCTTCAGTCTAACCATATTTCCGGAGACGTGTCTGAGCTTCTTGAAAGATTTTGTGAATGTGAGTCGCCTAAACTGGAATTGATAGCCTTAAGTCGCAATTATCTCACTGGTCGACTCCCAGAAAAACTAGGAAGATTGAAGAATCTGGCCAGCATTGATATTGGATACAATATGTTAACAGGGATTCTTCCACGTTCGCTAGGTAATCTATCGACGTTGGAAAATTTGGATCTTCGGTACAACAGATTGAATGGAAGTCTTCCTGAAAGTATTGGAAAACTTGGGAAACTAAGTAATCTAATACTTGATCACAATTCATTAACAGGTATTGTGACCCAAAACCATTTCGCCAATCTAACAGCCTTGAAGTCTTTGTTGGTTGGAGGCAATAAGTTAGCGTTTGACCTAGTCAATAACTGGATTCCACCTTTCCAACTCTATGAGTTGCTAATAGGTTCTTGCAATTTAGGCCCACTTTTTCCTTCATGGATTCAATCGCAAACAAACTTGATAGGGTTGGATTTAGCAAACACAAACATATCAGACACCATCCCGAATTGGATCTGGAGTATTTTCCCTTCTATATACTTCAACATATCCCATAATAACATTACGGGATTGTTGGGAGATGTCACTACTTTTCTTGGCCCAGGACCAGTATTAGATCTAAGTTCTAACAATTTCCATGGTGAGCTACCTCGTAATTTCAGTAAACTTGATTTGTATTACTTAGATCTTTCATCCAATAATCTTTCTGGGTCTCTAGATCAGTTCTTGTGTTCTGGAATTCAAGAATCGCGACAGCTAAGTGTTCTTAATCTTGCTAACAACAACATATCAGGAGGTCTCTCTGATTTTTGGATGAATTGGGAATCTTTAGTAATCTTGAGCCTAGAGAACAACAAATTATCAGGTAGAATCCCGTCATCTTTGGGAAAGGTATCTTCGTTGGAGTCACTTGACATAAGAAATAACAAATTGTCGGGTGAAATACCGCTGTCACTTCTGAATTGCAAAAGCTTGTTGATTATTAAGCTAGCAGGAAATGAACTCACGGGGAGAATACCAGCATCAATAGGAAGAAATGATTCAAGTTTGAAAATTCTGAGTCTTCGTTCCAACAAGTTAGAGGGTGAAATCCCGGATGAATTATGTGGTCTCAGTTCAATACAAATCTTGGATCTTGCTGACAACAATCTTTCTGGGTCCCTACCGAAATGCTTTACAAATTTCAGTGTCTTTTCTGGAAAAACGAAACCCACCGCGTATGATGACTATGATCGATTCAAGAATCAACAACCAGGCAGCATATCATTGGTGATAAAGGGACGATTTTATTCATATAGCACCATTGTTTATCAAGTGACAGCATTAGACCTTTCCAATAACAACTTGTCTGGGTCGATTCCAAATGAACTCGTGTCACTTCCAGGCTTACGCTACCTGAATCTGTCACATAACAAATTAACAGGAAGAATTCCCAACACTTTCGGTGAAATGGCAGAGCTTGAAACTTTAGATTTGTGTGTGAACTATCTTAATGGGGAGATTCCTTTAAGCTTGGCTGGGTTAAGTGGTCTGAATTTGTTGAATGTATCATACAACAATCTTACAGGAAGAATCCCGACAGGCAGTCAGCTTCAAACCTTCAATGAAACAAGTTTCACTGGAAATGCACTTTGTGGGGCTCCTCTTGCATCGTGTCAGCCTGTTACCAGTGGAACTACCGACAATGATGATGAATCTGATCATACCACTGATTGGATCCTAGTGATATGTATGATCGTTGGATTGGCTGTTGGTTTTTGGAGCACGATTGGGACGTTGATTGTCAGCAAGCAATGGAGAGATGCATATTATCATTTCCTAGACGAAATGAGGATCAAGTTTGCAAATTTCATTCTTCACGTACTTGCCAATATAAGTTCCATGTTTACGATGATGA TTGAAAATACAACGCAAGGTGTAGCTGAGGTAACGAAACAGATTCAAGCTGTTAATGAGGTTTACAAGCTGCACAATCTTCCTGAATTTTACAAG GATCCTCGGCCTCATATATCAATAGCATGGGGAGTAGGGGATATTAGTGAATCTGTTAAGAGGGTGGTGGAAGGAGAAATGAGAAAAAAAGTTGGAGGAAGATGTATGTTTACCTGCAAATTTAGTAGCATTGTGTGTAAAATTGGCAGTAAAACCTATAATATATGTGGATGA
- the LOC111905855 gene encoding uncharacterized protein LOC111905855 isoform X2 yields MEALISSYGDTSSDSESDSQPPLAASVDNHSPPPSSLPSPPIDLLNPPNSSGTFDYLQRNSASRIRSFPHIEGNYALHVYIPVFIPSERKRELALFLKKATSLIPDLHVVDLDVPLSMLLKDEEKLIQVALGREFHISLGRTVPIRVHQIDSMVAMLRQKLQFQKRYLIDFNKWEVFVNDDQTRTFLSVENTTRGVAEVTKQIQTVNEVYKLHNLPEFYKTTYRILGLIYQ; encoded by the exons ATGGAGGCACTAATCTCGTCGTACGGCGACACTTCTTCCGACTCAGAATCAGATTCTCAACCGCCGCTTGCCGCTTCCGTTGACAACCACTCACCACCGCCATCCAGTCTTCCTTCACCGCCTATCGACCTTCTTAACCCTCCCAATTCATCCG GAACGTTCGATTACTTGCAGCGTAATTCGGCCAGTAGAATTCGGAGCTTCCCTCACATCGAAGGCAATTACGCATTACATGTTTACATCCCAG TATTTATACCATCTGAAAGAAAGAGAGAGCTGGCCCTGTTTTTGAAGAAAGCCACTTCACTTATACCAGATCTTCATGTTGTGGATCTTGATGTTCCATTGTCCATGCTGCTAAAAGATGAAGAGAAGCTAATACAAGTTGCCTTAGGGAGGGAATTTCACATAAGTCTTGGAAGAACTGTTCCCATTCGTGTTCATCAAATAGACTCAATGGTCGCAATGCTTCGCCAAAAACTTCAGTTTCAGAAACG GTATCTGATTGATTTCAACAAGTGGGAGGTTTTTGTGAATGATGATCAGACACGTACATTTCTTTCGGTTGAAAATACAACGCGAGGTGTAGCTGAGGTAACGAAACAGATCCAAACCGTTAATGAGGTTTACAAGCTGCACAATCTTCCTGAATTTTACAAG ACTACGTACAGGATCCTCGGCCTCATATATCAATAG